GTCTTTCTGGATCTGGTAAAACTACGGTTGCACAAGAAATTATATCTTCGATCAACGAACCGTGGACTGTTTTGTTGTCTCTTGATAACTTCTATCAACCGCTAACAAAGGAACAATCACTTGCTGCATTCGACAATAACCACGATTTTGACCATCCGAGCTCTGTGGATTTGGACTTGGTTGTTGAGTGTGTGAGAAGTTTAAAATCTGGTAAAAGAACAGACATCCCTGTATATTCATTTGTCAAGCACGATAGAGAGCCCGATCAAAAGATCACCATTTATGGTGCCAATGTCATCATTATTGAAGGCATTTTTGCATTATTTAAACCGGAGCTATTGGAGCTAATGGATTGTAAAATCTATGTTGATACTGATTTGGACATTTGTTATTCAAGGAGATTATTAAGGGATATCGTTCATCGTGGAAGAAGTATAAAAGGAGTCATTAGTCAGTGGGATAGGTTTGTTAAACCTAATGCTATTAGCTATGTTATTCCAACTAGGAATAATGCAGATATGGTCATTCCTAGAGGCACGGACAATAGGATTGCAATGGAACTCTTGATAGCAcatttgagaaaacaacTAGAGCTGAAGTCGGAAGCCCATGTCAAGCATCTAAAGTCGTTAGGGGCTGGAAATACCGATTGGGGTAAAGTTCACGTATTGAATGAAACAAACCAGCTTAAATGTTTGAAGACAATGATTATTGATACTAATACCACCtatgatgattttatcTTTAGTTTTGATCGTGTGGCCTCGATGTTGATTCTCGAAGCTTTGAACTATGTCGAATATCAATATGATAAAACTATTACGACCCCAGTTGGAACTGTGTTAGAAAACTGTACATATGCTAAGCAAGAAACTAATGCTGTTTCCATTATCCGTTCGGGTGACTGTTTCACCTCTGCATTGAGAAAAACTACTCCAGCTGCAAAAATTGGTAAACTGTTAATCCAAACCGACTCAAGAACCGGTGAACCTAAACTACACACTGAAAAATTGCAATCATTCGATACTAATGAGAACGTCTTACTTTTCGATGCACAAAGTATTAGTGGTGGTGCAGCTATTATGGCGATTAAAGTTTTACTTGATCACAATGTCTCACAGGACAAAATTATTCTTGTCAATTTCACAGCATCGGAAACTGCACTCACTCGTATACTACATGCATTCCCTCATATCAAGGTAGTTACTGCTATAATAGGTCATAAGGGTAATTCCACTCATAATCTTCCTGGTGATTCTGATGACGAGTGGTGGATGTCCACCAGGTTTATCGATAATAAATACTACGGAACTTCATGATTCATATCTATTTTACCGTGCCTACCTGTCTAATTTTATAGAAAGTATTGTTTACAATTTTATGTATTCCCTAGTTTAGACGCCTATTAAACTCATGCATAAGTATCCCACCGTGATTACTACTGTGCAACATGCAATACTTGTAGGTACACCAATACGAATGAATGTCCCAACATCAAGATACTTCTCGCCAACATTATTTGTTAATCCAATAGCTGTGACATTTGGGAATCCAGAAGTAGGTAAACCCATAGCGCAGGAACAAATCAAGGCAGTTGCAAAGACTAGAATATTAGGATGTGGATCTGGTAGGGCACGTCCAATTTCTGCAATTAATGGTACAATGATCAATGCCGCAACTGTGTGGGACACAAATGTAGCCATAATTAAAACTATGAAACCGAAAACGGCTAAAATGGTGAACATCTCCGAATTCTTCAGTTTTTGTTGGATCAGTTGTGCTATAGTAGCAAGTAATCCGGAAACCGTAACTGCTTTACCCAAGGCCAGGCCACCCATTGCTAAGATTACAATAGTCCATGGATAGTTATTAAAGTCTTCTTGGGATAAACAGCCTGTAGCGTAGAAAGTAACCATCGATAGTAAGGCAATCTGCCCCATGTCCCCAAAAACTGGTTCCAATACCGATGCAAGACACCAAAGTAGAATTGTTACAAATGTAACAGCTATAACAAAATATTGCTGGCTATTAAAATCATCACTGTGTTGATTAATTGGAATGATTGTTACATCTTTGAACTTAAATGCCAATCTCAAAACTCCAAATATGATCACTAGACAACATGCGCACACCGGAATTGAGACAGCAAACCACTGAAGCCAGTTTGGTTGTGGATCCATAAACTGTAAACCAACAACGTTTTGAGGAGATGCAATAGGAGACGCCATACCAGCAATACTCGACGACAATGCAATACCCAAAACTAGTGCTTGTGCAAATTGGTTCTTTACACTCTTGCCATTAATAGTAGTATCATTTAAGGTATTTAAAATTGGTTGAACAACGGAGTACATCAATACAGGTGCTGCAACATTGGAGACAAATGCAGAAACCAAAGTGGAAACTGTCATGATTGCAAATAGAATGGGAGCTGGTTTTTGCTTAACTTTTGAAAGCAAGAATGTACATGCATATTTGTCTAAATTATGTTTTGACAATGCAGCTGCTAATGTGAACCCGCccaaaagcaaaagaatAATAGGTGACCACATGGCAGAACAAATGAATTTTGAGGCATCAGGCGCATTTAACACTTCGCCAGTCACTGGATCTTTGAGTACATTCAATATGACGAGCAAGAATGGCAAAACCAAGGACGTTGTAAACAAGGGAATTGCTTCGGAAGCCCATAATAGGGATGAGCAAATTAGTACGGCAAAACAATTTTTCTGTTGTAGATCATCAAACGGtgatttgttcaataatATAATAGTAATGATTGTGATTATCAATagtttgattgattttaCTGAGGAAATGGCCTTAGGGATTACTATTTCCCTTCCAGCACCAAGTTTGATCCTCCACGGTTTAGACTCCAGAGATGCGTTGATAGGTTTTGCATATGCTGCTTGTGATTTCCGCTCCATCCCAATCATATCTCTCCAAACGGtatttctttcaaaaacgACCTTTTCTCTCAAGTTGGTACCTAACTCTATTTTTGCCTCCTCTTCATTACCTCTCGTAAATAAAGAGTACAATTTTACTATATTGTTAATTTTACCACTCAAATCGTCAAAAGTAGATTGCCTGAAAACATAATAATCTGTCTCTAGCTTCTTAAGGTAATCTTTCTTCAGGCTTGTTTGAAGCAActtatcaaattttttcaaagctTTACCAAATCCAATCTTGTTTAGTTCAATATAGGATTTCAGTTCAGATAGATTTGAGAAAACTCGAGACAATGATTGCTTTTTTTCCACTTTTAAGGCCTCAAGAAAAGTGACAtgaaaatcatcatcatagAATAAGGTTGTGAAGGTCCTctttttttgcaatttaagtgattcttcatcatccaaAACCGCATTTATGTTAGAGTCGCCTGCGGCAGCCGGTGGTGATGGTGAATAAGGAGAAACTTGTGGAGACATAGAATCGTCACGCAAGTCCATgtcaacttcttcacctACAGTTTCTTGTGATTGGGCATGTGAGTATTCTTTCACTTGTTCATCATAATCTACTACTAACTCTTTCAATATCCGCCTGAGCTTCTCACGGACTGGAGCATCACCTTCGTTTTGTGGGAAATCAATCTCAAATTCTAGAAATTCCCTCAATACGGAATCATACTCAGAATATAGCTCTTCttgctgttgttggaaAAACCTGTTAATTTTCTCAGCCTCTTTATCTAAGGCATTAGAGAACACCACTACTGGGTTCTTTGGATCGTTAGGATCACTTGTAAATTGGATTTCTTCGTCGAGACTTTTATCATTCAACTCCTGGACATACTGTCTTTGAAGATTATAcgcaatttttttcaaggatGAGTAGTTTATATATTTGGATGCCCATTCAGGAACAGCATTGAAGTGAAGAGAATGTGAGAATTTCATAACGTTCAATCGGTTTCGTATCCGTTTAGCAATATCTTTATCGTTAATAAGAGCCTCTGATAGAGGTTGTAAATCGTTGAGTTCAATGTCTTGTTCACTTGCAAAAACTGTTCCAGATGCAGTTGACAGTGGAAGATACGACGGATGCAATTTCTTGGTCTTAAAGGCACTGTGCAAACAATCAGTTGAAAACACAGTTGCTGTTTTCCCTTAGAAAACCGACTGCAAATGTCAGAAAGGAGCAGCATTGAAACAATATGGAAGTTAACTTGTTGATGAGGAACAATCCGCACCCagccaatttttttgtcttttttcCTGTTCTGTCCCTTCCTTCAAATACACCCCCAAGCAATTTGGTTTAATAATTTCTGATAACGGCAGTCATCATTGAGCATCTGGCTTGCCATAATTATGTCAGTTTTATCATTACAGACTTTTGTGAGAAATGGTGACATTTATACTTTGCAGGAGCAGACAGCTCAGCTTTTGTCGTTGATTGAAAACTCAGAGAATATACATGATGCCGAATTAGTGGATGTCAAGAAACTATTCATTGATGTTTATGGAACTATGAAATGTGGGTTAGAGGGCGCCAAGCAAACATTAAATGCGTATAATAGAGATGACAAAAACAACGAAAGACTTGGGGAATTCACGTTGAAGTGCACCGATATCCACaagtttttggaaatcattGAACATATCAAGGAGAAGGAATACTTAAAATCAGAAAATGAATATGTGATCACGTTATCAAAACTTACTGTTCTATATGTTACAGTTGGTGTTGTGTACACGGTTGGTAAAACTTTGGTCGATACGACGCTTGACATATTGGACGATATCAATTATTATGAGTGCATTTTAGCAAGGAAGTATACAGTCATGTTATATTTCCTCCAAACACTACCAACAAATGCGTATAATTTTCTAACTGAAGTGAAAGGTTTTGACGCTAAGGTTATTAAAACTTCTAATCTGCCTCAATGGTTGCCTGAATTTAGCAGATCTGCTTACTTAGAAACTGTCAATTTTGTTAAAGTGGGATATAGCTTGATCCAGAAATATATTGATGAGTTCATCAAGTCTCCTACGACATTTATATTGGAGA
The window above is part of the Pichia kudriavzevii chromosome 1, complete sequence genome. Proteins encoded here:
- a CDS encoding uncharacterized protein (PKUD0A07420; similar to Saccharomyces cerevisiae YNR013C (PHO91); ancestral locus Anc_6.308), with product MKFSHSLHFNAVPEWASKYINYSSLKKIAYNLQRQYVQELNDKSLDEEIQFTSDPNDPKNPVVVFSNALDKEAEKINRFFQQQQEELYSEYDSVLREFLEFEIDFPQNEGDAPVREKLRRILKELVVDYDEQVKEYSHAQSQETVGEEVDMDLRDDSMSPQVSPYSPSPPAAAGDSNINAVLDDEESLKLQKKRTFTTLFYDDDFHVTFLEALKVEKKQSLSRVFSNLSELKSYIELNKIGFGKALKKFDKLLQTSLKKDYLKKLETDYYVFRQSTFDDLSGKINNIVKLYSLFTRGNEEEAKIELGTNLREKVVFERNTVWRDMIGMERKSQAAYAKPINASLESKPWRIKLGAGREIVIPKAISSVKSIKLLIITIITIILLNKSPFDDLQQKNCFAVLICSSLLWASEAIPLFTTSLVLPFLLVILNVLKDPVTGEVLNAPDASKFICSAMWSPIILLLLGGFTLAAALSKHNLDKYACTFLLSKVKQKPAPILFAIMTVSTLVSAFVSNVAAPVLMYSVVQPILNTLNDTTINGKSVKNQFAQALVLGIALSSSIAGMASPIASPQNVVGLQFMDPQPNWLQWFAVSIPVCACCLVIIFGVLRLAFKFKDVTIIPINQHSDDFNSQQYFVIAVTFVTILLWCLASVLEPVFGDMGQIALLSMVTFYATGCLSQEDFNNYPWTIVILAMGGLALGKAVTVSGLLATIAQLIQQKLKNSEMFTILAVFGFIVLIMATFVSHTVAALIIVPLIAEIGRALPDPHPNILVFATALICSCAMGLPTSGFPNVTAIGLTNNVGEKYLDVGTFIRIGVPTSIACCTVVITVGYLCMSLIGV
- a CDS encoding uncharacterized protein (PKUD0A07410; similar to Saccharomyces cerevisiae YNR012W (URK1); ancestral locus Anc_6.307); translated protein: MAEYIPPWSTPYVIGIAGLSGSGKTTVAQEIISSINEPWTVLLSLDNFYQPLTKEQSLAAFDNNHDFDHPSSVDLDLVVECVRSLKSGKRTDIPVYSFVKHDREPDQKITIYGANVIIIEGIFALFKPELLELMDCKIYVDTDLDICYSRRLLRDIVHRGRSIKGVISQWDRFVKPNAISYVIPTRNNADMVIPRGTDNRIAMELLIAHLRKQLELKSEAHVKHLKSLGAGNTDWGKVHVLNETNQLKCLKTMIIDTNTTYDDFIFSFDRVASMLILEALNYVEYQYDKTITTPVGTVLENCTYAKQETNAVSIIRSGDCFTSALRKTTPAAKIGKLLIQTDSRTGEPKLHTEKLQSFDTNENVLLFDAQSISGGAAIMAIKVLLDHNVSQDKIILVNFTASETALTRILHAFPHIKVVTAIIGHKGNSTHNLPGDSDDEWWMSTRFIDNKYYGTS